In the Colletotrichum lupini chromosome 4, complete sequence genome, TACCTCTATTCAGTCTATCGGCTGCACGTCTGTCTACTAGCATGGCAGCATGGCATCCCTGAGACTCGGCCGTGTAGCTGAACCATTCGAGCCAATGACCTTGATACGCAAGCAAGCTCCGGCTCGTCTTATCGGCTGATCAAGTAGCCCCCGAAACCCCTTGCTCGCCGGCCGTTCTTTCCTCCAGCTCCGCCATCGCACTCTTCTTTCTCTGCGGCGTCATCATGGGTATCATTCTCTTCCGCCTCTTACGGCAAGCAGTAACCTCCGTCAACGACAAGATCGGATCCCGTGGTGTACGAGGCGGCATCCGATGCCAGGTACAAGTATGCGCCCTTGAGCTCGCTGGGTTCTCCCTCGCGTCTGATGTTCAAGTCAGCTTACAGACTCACACATGATGCATCTCTGCAACTCACCCCATTGGCGTCTTGTTCCTCCACTGCTTCTTGGACTCTTCGTCGACGAAAGCGGTAATCTCAGTCTTGATGTATCCGGGCGACACCGTGTTGACGCGGGCAAAATCGACCCATTCAACAGCCAAGCTCTTGCCTGTGCACGGGTCAGTCCCGTTCGGTTCCTCCACAACTTTAGCACTTACAGAGGTGGACGACGGCCGCCTTGGACGCGTTGTACACGGCTTGCGCCTGGGGGATGTTGACAACGTGAGCGCTCATGCTAGCGGTAGCAATAAAGCTACCAGTCGTGAAGCCTTCGAGCTTCTTGCCGTCGAGCGTTGTGCCCTCCTTCTTTTGCCTACGGAAGTGCTCGCCAGCAACTTGGGCGCAGTACACGGTGCCGTTGACGTTGACGGCCATAACCCTGTCGGCAACGTCCATGGGCCCGTCAATCAAAGGACCCTCTTCCCATGCGATGCCCGAGTTGGCGACAAAGATGTCGAGGCGGCCGTTGAACTCGGACACAATCTGCTGGATCGACTCCTGGATGGCTTGGTGGGAGGTGACGTTCACCGGGTACGCCTTGCCTGCGAAAGGGTTAGCAACACGGCAGGGACGTCTTTCTATAGCGCCTCCACGCACACTTGACGCCGTACTCTTTCTCAATCTCAGCAGCACGGTCCAAGGCCTTTTTGTTGCTGTTGTACCAGATGGCGACATTGGCACCCGCCTCGGCGTAGGCATGGGCAATCTGCAAGCCAATGCCAGCACCAGCTCCAGAGACAATGGCCGTCTTGCCCTtgagagagaagagaggCAGCACACGAGTGCTTTGCGGGGCCACGGTGGCATCGTGCTTGAAAGCACCGTCCTTCATGTCGGCCATTCTTGCGACTGTCGTGGAAAAGGGCTGGAATCTCGCggggttgctgctgctgttgctggcgACTGCGGCACGAGGAACACAGAGGACTCGGGGCCGCGAGACCGCAGCGCGAAGGGCGTGGCGGAACATATTTAACAAGCGTCGACTCGACAGGACAGGGAGGAATATTGCCGCAAGAGGgtctcttttcttcttttgcTAATTCACTCAAACAAGGTTCTAGGGAGAAAGCTTCAACGCACTCTAAAGATATTGAGGATTCCACTCGACGATGTACATTCACGAAGCGGCCCCCTCGAGGGAGgagctaatactaatactagtatGGCCGGCGCGCCGCGGCAATGAGTCCCTGGCTCATGCGCCGGAACAATCGACAGCGAGGTGACGCTGTGGGGCTCAAGGGGAGGTTCCCGGAGGGGAAGCTGTCTGCTCCATGTTGTGTCGCTCCACGCTAGGACGGATGGAGGGGTCAATGAGGTGTCTCAAAGCCGTCATTGACCCTGAAGACGGCCACTAGGGATATGCCTATGCATGGCTGCCGTCGTCGCAACATTCCCTTCCAGGCTTCTGCTGCATGTCTCAAGTCTTCTTCATCCTCGGTCGTTGCCGGGGGGGTTCCAGAACTTCCAGGTTCTTGTGGGGGGAACCTGGTGCCATGGGGTCCCGGCCTTCGGGGCTATTCGGGTCGCATTGTTCCTGAACTGGGCCGTGTCCAAGTCTCTAAAGATGCGAAATGTCAATTCCCAGTGTCCACGGCGGGTTTGCTCAATGGGCCAAGGTCCTGAATCGCGGGGCCATCGGGGCTAAAACGCACATCCCCCGCCTTGACTCGACTGGCGCGCTTCTACACTACAGCCGCTTTTTACACTACAGGGGACATCGCGGGGGCACACAATGACACGAGACCCGGGCTGCCAGAAACGAAACGCGCGGGTCATCGGCCAAAACGCAGCGATTGAACGGACGAGATGATATCAACGGTTTCCTCTTTGCGCCTTTACTCGCGAACCATGTGCTCCTTCACATGCCAATGCAGCTCCGCCCAAGACCTTTGACACCCTATCATGTGTTCCGTCTACCTCAGCCAACAACCTGGTTCAGGACCTGTTCATGGGGGAAGTTTGTGTTTCTCCAACGGGAGACAAAATCATCACGGTTAACTATCGGTATTAGTTGCGTTGCTCGTGTGATGACCGGAGAAAGTCGAGATACTCACTGTAGGCGCCGGCGATGCGTCTTCTGCCCTCAAACGCACTCCTACCGTGCATCACACGCCAGTTGTCAAAGACTGAAGACTGATTAGCATTTGTCCCGTCTCGTTTCAAGGCAAGACATGGCACCACTCACTCAAAACCTGGCCGGGCTTCAGTTGCCACCAAAATTCAACGTCGGATCTCCGGAGAATGGCATCCCACTTGCGCGCCGCCGCATACCACGCGGTCGGCGAGACGTCGTCGGTAAACGGCACCACGCCGCGGTCGTCATTATTCCACCGCACCCGCTGCAGCGTCCGCGTCTGCGGGTCAACCTCGAGCACGGGGTACCGCTTGTCGGGAGATATCGTGATGCCTTCGTTGCCGCTCGCGTGCCAGGGCAGGCGCACCTTGGAGAGGATCTCGTACGCGGCCGGGTCTTCCTTTTGCAGGATCTGCGCCGCGTAAAAGGCGTCCACGAGGAGCGATTCGCCTCCGAGCTTGCCGTCTTCGGGTAGCTGCTGTCCCGGCGGAGCCTCGTGGGAGAGCATGTGGAAGGCTTGCAGGCCGGCCGGGTCGGTGAAGTAGGTCGTGTCCGTGTGCGCCGGGAGGGCGATGTTGGTGTAGGCCGTGTCGGCCATGGCGAGGTCCGGGACGAAGTCGTAGAAGCCGCCGTAGTGCGTCTCACGGATGAAGGCGATTCTCTCGAGCACGCGCTGTGTTGGTTCCGGGGTGTCGTAGGGGGTTCCGTCTACGAAGGCGAAGCCGTACTCGCGCTGTGGGTGTCAGTTGACCTATCATGCCCTGGTAGCAGAGGATTGGGCATGCTTACAATGAGGTTTGTCAACTTTGCGACGCCCGAGTCGTCCTTGTCGGTCATGAGGTGGTCGTACTCGACGACGGGGCGCCTTTCGCCCACG is a window encoding:
- a CDS encoding trimethyllysine dioxygenase, whose protein sequence is MLCRDDGGGFDVRSSSSPSATNHTSRLRANTLQTPNAAPTTANANLQETTQQRKEEEFPIYRSLHPATSQDMARTGKEVDLKADCGSLALVVPRPFLERVWVQDPDATMVMTGPENRVVVDEAGGNRCPGRTVTAAMVFGPSGRDPTCPGFGRRVTCERGPRETVWTKADQTRLGLARHTLDDVAKLSGSGNAGGASARLCHGGGLKAGHLSNTARMTSFSPGTASLLGGYAAGWGLLRPSESHLSGAEAGAGVEAEVEAGACASCTRTIGRIDRGAFLPPRICDCISYHLVEGFPMRQSLYQWRLKEQHKMPRYVSHKELQPGLLYLFPNSAHPQSKCPLGAAQALFNGYLIDWLDRGIIHPQGVVTKHISSGTNPACSRLFSAFPRGQSPLPIPREIPPPSHFSDKPTKIIPGSKFPFPRVRSLQLYLTLSYIFPPTLLSARYQSSIPQDLNLTTRLGSRVSKMLPWRTIAPRAARRTASAFGAPPRRITCGGTFGSASRHLSATAAARQLNAKVVTEGINAVSPGHNLTHPTAPALPYHNPAFFPRLPSPVFPLGFPGPLAATPAPAPAPGSGATSCPHFWLRDNCRCSKCVNQDTTQRNFDTYALLLLLLLLLATWPPTFKSPNPQDIRPSEIKSEEKGIKVTWEQDGHESFYPWHFIKHYLQHDHRSPERVNSHFWGSDVGERRPVVEYDHLMTDKDDSGVAKLTNLIREYGFAFVDGTPYDTPEPTQRVLERIAFIRETHYGGFYDFVPDLAMADTAYTNIALPAHTDTTYFTDPAGLQAFHMLSHEAPPGQQLPEDGKLGGESLLVDAFYAAQILQKEDPAAYEILSKVRLPWHASGNEGITISPDKRYPVLEVDPQTRTLQRVRWNNDDRGVVPFTDDVSPTAWYAAARKWDAILRRSDVEFWWQLKPGQVLIFDNWRVMHGRSAFEGRRRIAGAYSPEPGCWLRSTWFASKGAKRKPLISSRPFNRCVLADDPRVSFLAARKRASRVKAGDVRFSPDGPAIQDLGPLSKPAFRNNATRIAPKAGTPWHQVPPTRTWKSLEGNVATTAAMHRHIPSGRLQDSFPSGNLPLSPTASPRCRLFRRMSQGLIAAARRPYYGILNIFRQKKKRDPLAAIFLPVLSSRRLLNMFRHALRAAVSRPRVLCVPRAAVASNSSSNPARFQPFSTTVARMADMKDGAFKHDATVAPQSTRVLPLFSLKGKTAIVSGAGAGIGLQIAHAYAEAGANVAIWYNSNKKALDRAAEIEKEYGVKCKAYPVNVTSHQAIQESIQQIVSEFNGRLDIFVANSGIAWEEGPLIDGPMDVADRVMAVNVNGTVYCAQVAGEHFRRQKKEGTTLDGKKLEGFTTGSFIATASMSAHVVNIPQAQAVYNASKAAVVHLCKSLAVEWVDFARVNTVSPGYIKTEITAFVDEESKKQWRNKTPMGREGEPSELKGAYLYLASDAASYTTGSDLVVDGGYCLP